From the genome of Mycobacterium dioxanotrophicus, one region includes:
- a CDS encoding cupin domain-containing protein → MPALIPSGPEAVATMTPSSYVTAETLREGNPAETEAVHLASSDEKFTVGSWRAEPYAEFIESYPGDEYTRVLEGSITLTGDDGVAHTFGPGDSFTLTKGWRGEYRVTEPLVKQFAIYVP, encoded by the coding sequence ATGCCTGCCCTGATCCCCTCCGGCCCGGAAGCCGTCGCCACCATGACGCCCAGCAGCTACGTCACCGCCGAAACCCTCCGCGAGGGCAACCCTGCCGAAACCGAGGCCGTGCATCTCGCCAGCTCCGACGAGAAGTTCACCGTCGGGTCCTGGCGCGCCGAGCCGTACGCCGAGTTCATCGAGAGCTACCCGGGCGACGAGTACACCCGGGTTCTGGAAGGCTCGATCACCCTGACCGGTGACGACGGCGTCGCCCACACCTTCGGCCCCGGCGACTCCTTCACGCTGACCAAGGGCTGGCGCGGCGAGTATCGCGTGACCGAGCCGCTGGTCAAGCAGTTCGCCATCTACGTCCCCTGA
- a CDS encoding aldehyde dehydrogenase, whose protein sequence is MTTLDDWTRLAGEITPRTEVFIDGKYRPAVSGETFDSINPATGELIAPVASGDTEDVDAAVASGRAAFDSGVWSRASASHRKRVLRQLSELIGEHAEELALLDSMDMGKLVSEAHTVDVPSAAELFAFYGESLDKQGGEIAPTEPGNLALVTREPLGVIGAVTPWNFPLDLAVWKVAPALAAGNSVVLKPAEQAPLSSVRLAELAVAAGVPEGVFNVVPGLGPTAGEALGRHPDVDVIAFTGSTETGKRFLRYAADSNAKQVWLECGGKSPNVVFADADLDAAVEKAIFGAFYNQGAVCSSNSRLLLHESIADEFLAELVKRTAEVRPGNPLDPASTLGALVDEQHTQRVVGFIDRARADGEIVTGGTRETVDGRGCFVAPTIVAKLAPTAELVTEEVFGPVLAVQTFSDEAEAIAMANNTIYGLAASVWTRDLSRAHRVAAALRAGTVSVNTVDALSPQTPFGGFKQSGFGRDLSLHALDKYTGLKTTWIAL, encoded by the coding sequence ATGACCACGCTCGACGACTGGACCCGCCTCGCCGGTGAGATCACGCCTCGCACCGAGGTTTTCATCGACGGCAAATACCGGCCCGCGGTCTCCGGCGAGACGTTCGACTCGATCAACCCCGCCACCGGAGAACTGATCGCACCGGTGGCGTCGGGCGACACCGAGGACGTCGACGCGGCCGTCGCCTCGGGACGCGCCGCGTTCGATTCGGGTGTCTGGTCGCGCGCCTCGGCCTCACACCGCAAGCGGGTGCTTCGGCAGCTCTCCGAGTTGATCGGAGAACACGCCGAAGAGCTCGCACTGCTGGATTCGATGGACATGGGCAAGCTGGTCTCCGAGGCCCACACCGTCGACGTACCCTCAGCTGCAGAGCTTTTCGCGTTCTACGGCGAGTCGCTCGACAAGCAGGGTGGTGAGATCGCGCCTACCGAGCCCGGCAACCTCGCGCTGGTCACCCGTGAGCCGCTGGGCGTCATCGGCGCCGTCACACCGTGGAACTTCCCGTTGGACCTGGCGGTGTGGAAGGTGGCTCCCGCCCTGGCAGCGGGGAACTCGGTGGTGCTCAAGCCCGCCGAGCAAGCGCCGCTCTCGTCGGTGCGGCTTGCCGAACTCGCTGTGGCAGCCGGTGTGCCCGAAGGCGTGTTCAACGTCGTTCCGGGCCTCGGCCCCACCGCCGGGGAAGCCCTCGGCCGGCACCCCGACGTCGATGTCATCGCATTCACCGGATCCACCGAAACCGGCAAGCGGTTCCTGCGCTACGCCGCGGATTCCAATGCCAAGCAGGTCTGGCTGGAGTGCGGCGGCAAGAGTCCCAATGTAGTGTTCGCCGATGCCGACCTGGACGCCGCGGTGGAGAAGGCGATCTTCGGCGCGTTCTACAACCAGGGCGCGGTGTGCTCGTCGAATTCCCGCCTGCTGCTGCACGAATCGATCGCCGACGAGTTCCTCGCCGAGCTCGTGAAGCGCACGGCCGAGGTACGGCCGGGCAATCCGCTGGATCCGGCGTCCACCCTGGGTGCCCTCGTCGACGAGCAGCACACCCAGCGCGTCGTGGGATTCATCGACAGGGCCCGCGCTGACGGCGAGATCGTCACCGGAGGGACCCGCGAAACCGTCGATGGCCGTGGTTGTTTCGTTGCTCCGACCATCGTCGCGAAGCTCGCGCCGACGGCCGAGCTGGTCACCGAGGAGGTCTTCGGCCCCGTGCTGGCAGTACAGACCTTCTCCGACGAGGCAGAGGCGATCGCGATGGCCAACAACACCATCTACGGCTTGGCCGCCTCGGTGTGGACCCGTGACCTGTCCCGCGCCCACCGCGTCGCCGCGGCGCTGCGCGCAGGCACCGTCTCAGTGAACACGGTCGACGCGCTGAGCCCCCAGACCCCCTTCGGGGGATTCAAGCAGTCCGGATTCGGTCGCGATCTGTCCCTGCACGCGCTCGACAAGTACACCGGCCTGAAAACCACCTGGATCGCGCTGTAG